From Bacteroidia bacterium:
AACTGGTAAGTATGGCCATCCGCATTGTGATTTTTCATTCCTCCTTCCCTTTGAAGTTTATTACCAGGCTTGGACTAAGCATTTCCTTTGTTTGCTTTGCCCTTGGTTTAAGGTATATTTACAACAAATTAAGCCATGATGTGGAACTGGGTTTTACTTCCATCATTGTTTCCATATTCTTTTCAACCGGATTAATCCTGTTTTCAATTGGGGTAGTAGGCGAATTCTTACGACGCATCTGGATTCAAAGCCAGGGTTTAAGCGTCATCAATGCCAGAATCTATGATTCAGAAAGCTAAGTTCCAAATCGAACCATTGACCCAAAATCACCTGGAATTGGTGCGATTTTGGCGCAACCAGGACTCGGTGAGACTGAACATGGAATTTCAGGAAGTTATTACAGCAGAAATGCAGTTGAATTGGTTCAAAAATTTAGAACAAGACTCCTCCCGAAAGTACTTTGTTTTTTCTCAAAATCTAATACCTATCGGTTTGGTGCATTTGGCTGAAATTGACTTTTCAACCAAATCGGCCCAGGTAGGCTTGTTTGTGGGAAATGAAAAATTCCATGGTACCGGCAGTGCCATTCCGGCCTCCTTGTATATTATGAATTTGGCCTTTGGAGAATTGGGTTTGGAAACCCTTTTTGCCAAAGTAAAAAGCAGCAACCAACAAGCTATTCAATACAATTCCTTTTTGGGATTCCAATGGATAAAAAAAGCATCCGAACTTTTTGAAGTTTATGCATTAACCAAAGATCAGTTTGTAAAAAACCAACCTCGCTTGGAACAAATTTATCGGGTGGATTCGATTGGATAAGGAGGATTGGAATTTTTCAGATTTCAACTTGGGTAAGGTCAAACGCATCGTAAATTATACCAATTTTAATTTATAAATAGTCAGAATGCTTTTATAAATTTAGATTGGTAAATACCGAGGATACAGAATGTTAGGCCAATTTTCTCAAGAAGAATTAATACATAAAATTGGACTATACATAATGTCCATTCGGTATTAGATGCTATACTCCAACTATTTTTGTAAGAGTCGCCAACGCAATTCGTTTATTCCGTTTCTAATTTGCTCTTTCCAGGAGTTGGACTGTAATTCAGCCCAGTCTTTAAAAAAGATGCTTGGATTAAGTCCATACTTAAACATCCGTTCGAAAAAACCCTCCCTGGCGTAAGGTGAGTTTTTCAAGGCTAATTTCGATTTAATCTGAGGATAAATCTTCTTAAAAAACACCTTTCGGTTATGCAGGTAAAATGGATCGCTTTTTCGGCTTTCTTTAAGTACATCCAATCCAATATGAAAGGTAAGATGGGCATCCATAACCCAGTTCGTATGTTGACCGAAAGCCATGACATTGTGAACCAATGCGGCTTCTAAAAAAGGGATACCCACACAAATATCATCCAAAACAAAGCGAGGCAACAGGTCCTTTTTTATCACAAAACAGTCGAATCCGGGATGTGAAAGGCCTAAATCGGCATAAATCTCAGGCAACCCAGAAGGGTTGCGGTATTTTTTTGATAGGCGTCTTCGGTTTATCACCACACAATCATGACCTTTCTCGATGTAAGAAAGCAACGCCACATAAAAGGAGGGCATTAATCCGATATCCATATTGGTATAAATCAGGTAATCAAACTCGGTAATCTCCTTCGACTTTTCAAGTATAGAGCGAATAAGCGGAAGTTTTCGACCGGATAAATTGGGGTAAAAATCCAGTACCGATTGGTCAAGGTTTGACAAAGGAATAAATCCCGGAGGAATGGCCGGAAGGTCTTCTTCAAACTGGGTGGTATAGCATTGAACTTGAACTTGATTTCGAGCAAAGTCTTTCGCCAAACGAATGCTTTCAAAGGTAATAGGTTGTGCTATTCCCAAATCAGAAGCTGCAGGAGCATAAACCGGATTTAGAAGATGAGCAAATTTAACCAAGGCCGCAAATTATTGAAATCAAAGTCCAAATTTAAGGTTTTCAGTCCTTAAGTTCCATCGTAAGCATTTGTTTTGGTAAAATAAACTTAAAATGGTTCATGGACTGTACTACCAATTTTAATTTATAAATAATCCGAAGGCTTTTATAAACCCAGATTCCGCAT
This genomic window contains:
- the pseH gene encoding UDP-4-amino-4,6-dideoxy-N-acetyl-beta-L-altrosamine N-acetyltransferase yields the protein MIQKAKFQIEPLTQNHLELVRFWRNQDSVRLNMEFQEVITAEMQLNWFKNLEQDSSRKYFVFSQNLIPIGLVHLAEIDFSTKSAQVGLFVGNEKFHGTGSAIPASLYIMNLAFGELGLETLFAKVKSSNQQAIQYNSFLGFQWIKKASELFEVYALTKDQFVKNQPRLEQIYRVDSIG